The following coding sequences are from one Paenibacillus tundrae window:
- a CDS encoding DUF4227 family protein: MIISLRRGLRFIRFIIFFSALVYLFYNVLDLFNGWISPVDQYQIPSGNAVKVFQETDWTVHGEGRPSLAERLRLFYWYGE; this comes from the coding sequence ATGATCATATCACTACGGAGAGGGCTCCGTTTTATTCGTTTTATAATCTTTTTTTCAGCATTAGTTTATTTGTTCTATAATGTTCTGGATCTGTTCAACGGCTGGATCTCACCTGTAGATCAGTATCAGATTCCTTCAGGTAATGCGGTCAAAGTATTTCAGGAAACGGATTGGACAGTTCATGGGGAAGGGCGACCTTCACTTGCCGAACGGCTACGTTTGTTTTACTGGTATGGAGAGTAG
- a CDS encoding Fur family transcriptional regulator, with amino-acid sequence MEARIDKIKQQLQSQGYKLTPQREATVRVLLENEEDHLSAEDVFMLVKEKAPEIGLATVYRTLELLSELHVVEKINFGDGVARYDLRGDTSKHHHHHLICVQCGSMDEIREDWLGPLEERLEREFNFSVVDHRLDFHGICYRCKAKNDQKPKDEE; translated from the coding sequence ATGGAAGCACGGATCGATAAAATTAAGCAGCAACTACAGTCCCAAGGATACAAATTAACGCCCCAGCGGGAAGCCACCGTAAGAGTACTTCTTGAGAATGAAGAAGATCATCTGAGCGCAGAAGACGTATTCATGCTCGTTAAAGAAAAGGCTCCCGAAATCGGTCTGGCAACCGTGTACCGTACCCTCGAACTACTAAGTGAGCTGCATGTTGTAGAGAAAATCAACTTCGGCGACGGCGTAGCCCGTTATGATTTGCGCGGAGATACGTCCAAGCATCATCATCATCACTTAATCTGTGTTCAATGTGGCAGTATGGATGAAATACGCGAAGACTGGCTTGGGCCGCTTGAAGAGCGACTGGAGCGAGAATTTAACTTTTCGGTGGTAGACCACCGATTGGATTTCCATGGGATTTGTTATCGTTGCAAAGCAAAAAATGACCAGAAACCCAAAGATGAAGAATAA
- the spoIIM gene encoding stage II sporulation protein M has protein sequence MRSSTFIFKGQTSLYVFVAVLFLVGVIFGALMVNALSLEQRQDLEGYLGNFFMTVQHGGQVVETGTYWEIAILHLKWVGLIWILGLSVIGLPGILVLDFLKGVLIGFTVGYLVGQYSWKGLLFALVSVAPHNLFVIPVLLICSVSAITFSLYIIRNRVLMQRTPGGQRPFASYVLLTLAMAALLLGVASFETWVTPAMMRWVTPMLLPA, from the coding sequence GTGCGATCTTCCACCTTTATATTCAAAGGTCAAACCTCGTTATATGTATTTGTGGCGGTTCTATTCCTGGTAGGTGTTATCTTCGGGGCGTTGATGGTTAATGCGTTGTCCTTAGAGCAGCGTCAGGATTTGGAAGGATACCTAGGAAACTTCTTCATGACAGTGCAGCATGGGGGACAGGTTGTAGAGACGGGCACCTACTGGGAAATTGCTATACTACATCTGAAATGGGTCGGTCTAATCTGGATCCTTGGTTTGTCCGTTATAGGCCTACCAGGCATACTTGTACTGGATTTTCTAAAGGGTGTGCTGATCGGATTTACTGTCGGATATCTTGTTGGACAATATTCATGGAAAGGGCTGCTGTTTGCACTTGTTTCCGTTGCTCCGCACAATCTATTCGTCATTCCCGTGCTATTAATCTGCAGTGTATCTGCGATAACTTTTTCCTTATATATCATTCGGAATCGGGTTTTGATGCAACGTACTCCAGGTGGTCAAAGACCTTTTGCATCGTATGTATTGTTAACTTTAGCTATGGCGGCACTGCTGCTCGGGGTAGCTTCTTTTGAAACTTGGGTCACACCAGCGATGATGCGCTGGGTCACGCCAATGTTACTACCTGCATAG
- a CDS encoding endonuclease Q family protein has product MNDQQQDVRNLWEPCYADLHIHIGRTSRGEAVKISGSRDLTFENIAREASDRKGIQLLGVIDSHSPVVQMDIEQLLEDGTMSELEGGGIAYQDTTILLGTEIELREPGMREFHLLAYFRDLASMKSFTAFMQRYMKNVNLSSQRVYVPTMEIQSEIKARGGLIVPAHAFTPHKGIYGSTAPRMADVLDTSLIDAVELGLSSDSTMASYIRELDRVPFLTNSDAHSLGKIGREYNELTLATPSFDEFRMALQNEGGRGITANYGLNPRLGKYHRTYCSACGRILDEQALSAERCPHCDSTKLVQGVLDRILAIADRDNPEVPDSRPAYHYQVPLEFIPGLGKAKLRQLLERFGTEMNVLHRTSEDELATVVGPVMASMIVAARNGQLALSSGGGGTYGKVAGNDRVDH; this is encoded by the coding sequence ATGAATGATCAGCAGCAAGACGTACGTAATCTGTGGGAGCCATGTTATGCAGACTTGCACATTCATATTGGGCGAACGTCCCGTGGTGAAGCTGTAAAGATTAGTGGAAGTCGGGATCTGACGTTTGAAAACATTGCTCGTGAAGCATCGGATCGCAAAGGTATCCAGTTGCTTGGCGTTATTGATTCTCATTCACCTGTTGTGCAGATGGATATTGAGCAGTTACTGGAGGACGGCACAATGTCTGAGCTGGAAGGTGGAGGGATCGCTTACCAGGACACCACTATTTTGCTCGGCACAGAGATTGAACTGCGGGAGCCAGGCATGCGGGAGTTTCATTTGCTTGCTTATTTTCGAGATTTAGCGTCGATGAAGTCGTTTACTGCATTTATGCAGCGTTATATGAAAAATGTGAATTTAAGTTCACAGCGTGTATACGTGCCAACAATGGAGATACAGTCGGAAATTAAGGCTCGTGGAGGACTTATTGTGCCTGCGCATGCATTTACCCCGCATAAAGGTATCTATGGCAGTACAGCACCACGGATGGCTGATGTGCTTGATACGAGTCTTATTGATGCCGTTGAACTTGGATTAAGCTCAGACTCTACGATGGCAAGTTATATTCGGGAGCTGGATCGCGTTCCTTTTTTGACGAATTCAGATGCCCATTCCCTAGGTAAGATTGGTAGAGAATACAATGAATTAACACTAGCGACGCCTTCTTTTGATGAATTTCGGATGGCACTGCAAAACGAGGGTGGTAGGGGAATAACAGCTAATTATGGATTGAACCCTAGGCTTGGCAAGTATCATCGAACGTATTGTTCGGCATGTGGACGTATCTTGGACGAGCAGGCGTTATCGGCAGAACGTTGTCCACATTGTGACAGTACCAAGCTTGTTCAGGGTGTACTTGACCGAATTCTTGCGATAGCTGATCGAGATAATCCAGAGGTACCTGACAGTAGACCTGCCTATCATTATCAGGTGCCGTTAGAGTTTATTCCGGGTCTTGGAAAAGCGAAGCTACGTCAATTACTTGAACGATTTGGCACAGAGATGAATGTGCTGCATCGTACGAGCGAAGACGAACTTGCCACTGTTGTTGGCCCTGTGATGGCGTCTATGATCGTTGCAGCAAGAAATGGTCAGTTAGCTCTGTCCTCTGGTGGCGGTGGAACTTATGGTAAAGTTGCTGGGAACGACCGTGTAGATCACTAA
- a CDS encoding NUDIX hydrolase: MNPTHSKHQSHPANPKLDEETVSTQPIFEGKVITLQVDTVKLPNGQTATREIVRHPGAVAVLALNGDRMLVVDQYRQAMGRTEVEIPAGKLDPGEEPEVAAARELREETGYVAKSLRLVRSFYTSPGFADEIIHLYIAEELEAGDMALDEDEFLEVSEITLEEAYALMDQNRISDAKTMLAVYAWDLYRTTGRL; the protein is encoded by the coding sequence ATGAATCCTACGCATTCTAAACATCAATCACATCCAGCCAATCCTAAATTAGACGAAGAAACAGTATCAACACAGCCCATTTTTGAAGGGAAAGTGATTACACTTCAGGTGGATACGGTGAAGTTGCCCAATGGACAGACAGCAACCCGAGAGATCGTTCGCCACCCAGGAGCTGTAGCTGTGCTTGCATTGAATGGGGATCGGATGTTGGTCGTAGATCAATACCGGCAAGCTATGGGACGAACCGAAGTGGAGATTCCAGCAGGCAAGCTTGATCCAGGGGAGGAGCCAGAAGTTGCAGCTGCGCGTGAGTTACGCGAGGAGACAGGGTATGTGGCTAAGTCACTTCGTCTTGTGCGCTCTTTTTACACATCGCCAGGATTCGCAGACGAGATCATACATTTGTATATTGCTGAAGAATTGGAAGCCGGAGATATGGCTCTGGATGAGGATGAATTTTTAGAGGTTAGTGAAATTACGCTGGAAGAGGCTTACGCTTTAATGGATCAAAATCGGATTAGTGATGCCAAAACGATGTTAGCGGTGTACGCATGGGATCTGTACAGAACAACGGGACGGTTATAA
- a CDS encoding Z-ring formation inhibitor MciZ, with protein sequence MNSYLTPRSVHLVGQAKQVQLILRQWLREWGPDAKLTDLLAGRK encoded by the coding sequence ATGAACAGTTATCTGACGCCGCGATCCGTGCATTTGGTTGGACAAGCAAAACAAGTGCAACTTATCCTTAGACAGTGGTTGCGTGAATGGGGTCCAGATGCCAAACTAACTGACCTTCTTGCCGGTCGCAAATAA